From Streptomyces sp. NBC_01754, a single genomic window includes:
- a CDS encoding GH1 family beta-glucosidase, which translates to MSDFPRLPEDFVLGVSTASYQIEGAAAEDGKGPSIWDTFCAEPGRIKNGETGEVACDHYHRSGEDVALMRELGIDSYRFSISWPRVMPSGAGEVNAAGLDFYDRLVDDLLAAGITPAVTLYHWDLPQALQDRGGWRSRETAHRLADYGTVVAERLGDRVGMWMPLNEPVVATMFGHAVGTHAPGLALGFDAMPVAHHMLLGHGLTVQSLRAAGVGNIGIASNHAPTWPASGSDADREAAASYDALVNWLFADPVLRGDYPDELLAMLMPGHGDGTLAADLEIISTPLDWFGVNYYQPVPVGAPGTASANSPALEGAALPEGLPFEPRVLSDVPTTDLDWAVVPEGLHEILTTFAQRYGDRLPPLYVTESGCAFRDRPDADGAVHDPQRIAYHRDHLAAVSRAIGDGVDVRGYFAWSLLDNFEWALGYEPRFGLVHVDYDTQVRTPKDSYRWFQENLAARRR; encoded by the coding sequence ATGTCCGATTTCCCCCGCCTGCCCGAGGACTTCGTCCTCGGCGTGTCGACGGCGTCGTACCAGATCGAGGGCGCCGCCGCCGAGGACGGCAAGGGGCCCTCCATCTGGGACACGTTCTGCGCCGAGCCCGGCAGGATCAAGAACGGCGAGACCGGCGAGGTCGCCTGCGACCACTACCACCGGTCGGGGGAGGACGTGGCCCTGATGCGGGAGCTGGGCATCGACTCCTACCGCTTCTCGATCTCGTGGCCGCGCGTCATGCCCTCCGGGGCGGGCGAAGTCAACGCGGCCGGACTGGACTTCTACGACCGGCTCGTCGACGACCTGCTGGCCGCGGGCATCACACCGGCGGTGACCCTGTACCACTGGGACCTGCCCCAGGCGCTGCAGGACCGCGGCGGATGGCGGTCGCGGGAGACGGCTCACCGGCTGGCGGACTACGGCACCGTGGTCGCCGAGCGGCTCGGCGACCGGGTCGGGATGTGGATGCCGCTCAACGAACCGGTGGTGGCGACGATGTTCGGCCATGCGGTCGGGACCCATGCGCCGGGCCTGGCCCTCGGCTTCGACGCCATGCCGGTGGCCCACCACATGCTGCTGGGCCACGGCCTGACCGTGCAGTCGCTGCGCGCCGCCGGCGTCGGCAACATCGGCATCGCCTCCAACCACGCGCCTACATGGCCGGCGTCCGGCTCCGACGCCGACCGCGAAGCCGCCGCGTCGTACGACGCGCTGGTCAACTGGTTGTTCGCGGACCCGGTGCTGCGCGGCGACTACCCCGACGAACTGCTGGCCATGCTGATGCCCGGACACGGGGACGGCACCCTGGCCGCGGACCTGGAGATCATCTCGACGCCGCTGGACTGGTTCGGGGTGAACTACTACCAGCCGGTGCCCGTCGGCGCGCCCGGCACCGCGTCCGCGAACTCGCCCGCCCTGGAGGGCGCCGCCCTGCCGGAAGGGCTGCCGTTCGAGCCGCGCGTCCTGTCCGACGTACCCACCACCGACCTCGATTGGGCCGTCGTCCCCGAGGGGCTGCACGAGATCCTGACCACCTTCGCGCAGCGGTACGGCGACCGCCTGCCGCCGCTCTACGTCACCGAGAGCGGTTGCGCCTTCCGCGACCGTCCGGACGCGGACGGCGCGGTCCACGATCCACAGCGCATCGCCTACCACCGTGACCATCTCGCCGCGGTCTCCCGCGCGATCGGGGACGGCGTCGACGTGCGCGGCTACTTCGCGTGGTCGCTCCTGGACAACTTCGAGTGGGCACTGGGGTACGAGCCGCGCTTCGGGCTGGTCCACGTCGACTACGACACCCAGGTGCGCACCCCCAAGGACTCCTACCGCTGGTTCCAGGAGAACCTCGCCGCACGACGTCGCTGA
- a CDS encoding saccharopine dehydrogenase NADP-binding domain-containing protein, whose protein sequence is MTPETETDEVWILGATGRIGRAVAARLAARGVVPVLVGRDRERLRGAAAALGRADAKTVVVGTAEGAAAEITRQRPAVVVNTIGDYAATAALIARACMPGGHYVDLAADLAAVSRLLGLHQDAATAGSTLVTGAGFGVLATEAVVVKLCEGRPTPQRVRVDALASVAAEAGVLGSAFATTSVDVLTTGGRRCRDGRLVRTGLGADPQVLTLPDGQRVKSAGVPSGELLAARRASGAPFVTVTSALAPASPAVRAVLPVLAALLSVRALRRLAVRRLARTPVEAAPRPRRHSWGHAVVIWPDGTGREGWLRAGDGMDYTADVAAEVAVRLARGAARPGAYTPAAAFGPGLATAAGGDFVLG, encoded by the coding sequence ATGACGCCGGAGACAGAGACCGACGAGGTATGGATCCTGGGCGCCACGGGCCGGATCGGCCGTGCGGTCGCCGCGCGCCTGGCGGCGCGGGGAGTCGTGCCGGTGCTGGTCGGCCGTGACCGGGAGCGCCTGCGCGGGGCCGCAGCGGCCCTCGGCCGGGCCGACGCGAAGACCGTCGTCGTCGGCACGGCGGAAGGTGCCGCCGCCGAGATCACGCGGCAGCGGCCGGCTGTGGTCGTCAACACCATCGGCGACTACGCGGCGACGGCCGCCCTGATCGCCCGTGCCTGCATGCCGGGCGGGCACTACGTCGACCTCGCCGCCGACCTGGCCGCCGTCTCCCGTCTGCTCGGCCTGCACCAGGACGCGGCCACGGCGGGCAGCACGCTCGTGACCGGTGCGGGATTCGGCGTCCTGGCGACAGAGGCCGTCGTGGTGAAGCTGTGTGAGGGCCGGCCCACCCCGCAGCGCGTACGCGTCGACGCCCTGGCTTCGGTGGCCGCCGAGGCCGGAGTCTTGGGCTCCGCCTTCGCCACCACCTCCGTCGACGTACTGACCACCGGCGGACGCCGCTGTCGCGACGGCCGCCTGGTCAGGACCGGGCTCGGCGCGGACCCGCAGGTCCTCACCCTCCCCGACGGGCAGCGGGTGAAGTCCGCCGGAGTCCCGTCGGGTGAGCTCCTGGCCGCCCGGCGGGCGAGCGGAGCGCCGTTCGTCACCGTCACCTCCGCACTCGCCCCGGCCTCGCCCGCCGTACGGGCCGTGCTTCCCGTACTCGCGGCGCTGTTGTCCGTCCGCGCCCTGCGCCGGCTCGCCGTCCGCCGGCTGGCGCGGACTCCGGTCGAGGCCGCCCCCAGGCCCCGGCGGCACTCCTGGGGGCACGCCGTCGTCATCTGGCCCGACGGCACGGGCCGCGAAGGCTGGCTCCGCGCCGGTGACGGCATGGACTACACCGCCGACGTCGCCGCCGAGGTCGCCGTGCGGCTGGCGCGGGGTGCGGCCAGGCCCGGTGCCTACACGCCGGCGGCCGCCTTCGGTCCCGGCCTCGCCACCGCGGCCGGGGGCGACTTCGTCCTCGGCTGA